A genomic stretch from Mycobacteriales bacterium includes:
- a CDS encoding RICIN domain-containing protein, whose amino-acid sequence QKWVQQADGSLRNPQSGRCLDSPSGATANGTRLQIFDCNGSAAQKFALT is encoded by the coding sequence CCAGAAATGGGTCCAGCAGGCCGACGGGTCACTGCGCAACCCGCAGTCCGGCCGCTGCCTGGACTCCCCCAGCGGCGCCACCGCCAACGGCACCCGGCTGCAGATCTTCGACTGCAACGGCTCGGCCGCGCAGAAGTTCGCCCTGACCTGA